In Cytobacillus sp. IB215665, a single window of DNA contains:
- a CDS encoding DinB family protein, which translates to MDQKEVLLEQMITCHEQKNWFVPLTVALKGVSADQAMWKEWDSNSIWEIVNHLTFWNERYLKFFKGAPLPKGKVVNEDTFDLSKVNDSNEEWAAAVSHLCNIMSEWIAVVKESDQDKLYSIAHIESGTSWSSMIANFNTHNAYHIGQIVQIRKIQGVWDSSAGVN; encoded by the coding sequence TTGGATCAAAAAGAAGTTTTATTAGAACAAATGATAACTTGTCATGAGCAAAAGAATTGGTTTGTACCACTTACTGTTGCCCTTAAAGGGGTTTCAGCGGATCAGGCTATGTGGAAAGAATGGGACAGCAACTCCATATGGGAAATAGTTAACCATTTAACTTTTTGGAATGAGCGATATTTGAAGTTTTTTAAGGGGGCTCCACTACCTAAAGGTAAAGTCGTTAATGAAGATACATTTGATTTGTCTAAGGTGAATGATTCTAACGAAGAATGGGCAGCTGCAGTATCTCATCTTTGTAACATCATGTCTGAATGGATAGCTGTGGTGAAAGAAAGTGATCAAGATAAACTTTATAGCATTGCGCATATTGAGTCTGGTACATCATGGTCTTCGATGATTGCTAACTTCAATACTCATAATGCATATCATATTGGCCAAATTGTTCAAATACGAAAGATACAAGGGGTATGGGATTCATCAGCTGGAGTCAACTAA
- the cyoE gene encoding heme o synthase yields MNKEENLTMSKRTLSQILAQTVKTGIIKSNLFPMFAGLTLALYTYQLSLIEKIPEIIYATIGSILVMGAAGAFNNLYDRDIDSIMERTKNRPTVTGEIQPKNVLWLGSFMSIIGIIILSLATPLAALLGFLGLFFYVVPYTMWSKRRTIYNTEIGSISGAMPPLIGWAAIYPDITHPAILGLFVITVIWQMPHFYAIAIRKHSEYKAANVPMLPVIKGVKRTYIQTNVYLVVLILISFLFVSLSTGLMLVALLLSISWLVLSIYGYKRMDSEKWAKSMFIFSLFHMTILFSTVIIYSLMGILFDL; encoded by the coding sequence ATGAATAAGGAAGAAAACTTAACAATGTCAAAGCGTACATTATCGCAAATTTTAGCGCAAACTGTTAAGACTGGGATCATTAAATCCAATCTGTTCCCTATGTTTGCGGGGTTGACATTGGCTTTATATACGTATCAATTGAGTCTCATTGAGAAAATACCAGAAATAATTTATGCTACCATCGGTTCTATTTTAGTAATGGGTGCGGCTGGAGCTTTTAATAATTTGTATGACAGAGATATTGATTCAATAATGGAAAGAACAAAAAACAGACCCACTGTGACAGGAGAAATACAGCCTAAGAACGTTCTATGGCTAGGTAGCTTCATGTCCATCATTGGAATAATAATATTATCATTAGCGACTCCTTTAGCAGCACTTCTCGGGTTTTTGGGCTTATTTTTTTATGTTGTCCCCTATACGATGTGGAGCAAAAGAAGAACAATTTACAATACAGAGATTGGAAGTATTTCTGGGGCAATGCCCCCACTCATAGGTTGGGCTGCTATTTATCCAGACATTACACACCCTGCCATTCTCGGCCTTTTTGTCATTACAGTTATTTGGCAAATGCCTCACTTCTATGCTATTGCTATACGGAAACACAGTGAATATAAAGCTGCAAATGTTCCAATGCTTCCAGTAATCAAAGGAGTTAAAAGAACGTATATACAAACAAATGTCTACTTAGTTGTATTAATTTTAATTAGTTTTCTTTTCGTATCTTTAAGCACCGGGTTAATGCTCGTAGCACTTCTGTTAAGTATTTCATGGCTTGTTTTAAGTATTTATGGTTATAAAAGAATGGATTCAGAAAAATGGGCAAAGTCAATGTTTATATTTTCTCTTTTCCATATGACTATTTTATTTTCAACTGTAATCATCTATTCTCTCATGGGCATTTTGTTTGACTTGTAA
- a CDS encoding cupin domain-containing protein encodes MKNIFNLQELINKFKGSEHSYNEFFNTSSMSVGIYELKAGEIDTQQPHTEDELYFIISGESQMFVGENHFTVKDGSFVFVEKNVKHQFYDIKKDLTIIVIFSPAEYTLAK; translated from the coding sequence ATGAAGAATATATTTAACCTACAAGAGTTGATTAATAAATTCAAAGGCTCAGAACACTCATATAATGAGTTTTTTAATACCTCTTCAATGAGTGTAGGTATATATGAGCTAAAAGCTGGTGAGATTGATACTCAACAACCACATACAGAGGATGAGCTTTATTTTATCATAAGTGGTGAATCACAAATGTTCGTCGGGGAGAATCACTTTACAGTTAAGGACGGATCTTTTGTATTTGTAGAGAAAAATGTGAAACATCAATTTTATGACATAAAAAAAGACCTTACCATCATCGTAATTTTTTCACCAGCAGAGTACACTCTTGCAAAATGA